One genomic window of Actinoalloteichus hoggarensis includes the following:
- a CDS encoding SGNH/GDSL hydrolase family protein produces the protein MTHRPLNVVVIGNSVTYQQIPPRTRSDEGIYAEVLRDDVAAATGRPVNLYLEGGWFDLIDTAARRYEQSIRNHLPDVVVLHYGTNEAQPYLVPLRVLRHLIRHEPAVTRLGHFYRTKVVTAVWRVLRAYRQAASRILGERTWQLRPSVFTATLTHLATAIRRDMRALVLIVDINEPGDRLEHFLPGSRGRVRTYRATLEKAVRQIGDPDVRLVPVSGVTRSLGIEAALPDGIHFSNEAHARFGAELAEQVLAWLPTRDATTTDDARPLDVEART, from the coding sequence TTGACCCACCGCCCACTCAACGTGGTCGTCATCGGGAACTCGGTGACGTACCAGCAGATTCCGCCTCGCACTCGTTCCGACGAGGGAATCTATGCGGAGGTCCTGCGCGACGACGTCGCAGCTGCCACCGGACGCCCGGTCAACCTGTACCTGGAGGGCGGCTGGTTCGACCTCATCGACACGGCTGCTCGCCGGTACGAGCAGTCCATTCGCAATCACCTTCCCGACGTGGTCGTTCTGCACTACGGGACCAATGAGGCGCAGCCGTACCTCGTTCCGCTGCGGGTGCTGCGTCACCTCATCCGGCATGAGCCCGCGGTCACGCGCTTAGGTCACTTCTACCGTACGAAGGTGGTCACGGCGGTGTGGCGGGTATTGCGCGCCTATCGTCAGGCCGCGTCGAGAATCCTCGGCGAGCGGACCTGGCAGCTTCGGCCGAGCGTGTTCACGGCCACCCTCACCCATCTCGCCACGGCCATCAGGCGAGACATGCGGGCGCTGGTGCTCATCGTCGACATCAACGAGCCAGGTGACAGGCTCGAGCACTTCCTCCCCGGCAGCAGGGGGCGGGTGCGAACCTATCGGGCGACTCTGGAGAAGGCGGTGCGACAGATCGGAGACCCCGACGTCCGACTGGTCCCCGTGAGCGGTGTGACGCGGAGTCTCGGCATCGAGGCGGCACTGCCCGACGGCATCCACTTCTCCAATGAGGCCCACGCGCGCTTCGGCGCGGAACTCGCCGAACAGGTGCTCGCCTGGCTTCCGACACGGGATGCCACGACGACCGACGATGCTCGGCCCCTCGACGTCGAGGCGAGGACATGA
- a CDS encoding cytochrome P450 produces the protein MTSEFDISKMVYPFSRPSSDMPAAEYSWLAAHHPIVKLPTAYGTEAWIVTGHRLVREVLSDDRFSARMPGTTAVAAEPMDPRDDPTTLLSNLDPPDHTRLRRLFAGSFTPAQAERLRPLLEQHAERLLDLVVEDRAPRDLASMFVFPFVGRATWLLLDVPDVLLPDFEEWNRRHHQSMEPAENVGPPPEVNPVFASRLALRRNVEALIDHRRRHPGDDLVSGLVRELESGGFRDHAELVNQLTGVVVAAYEPTSNMVGLAIMRMLAVPEDYARLCREPEVIPSAVEEVLRHQLPTDVGFIRVAAEDVEIGGATVSEGEIVIVSQEGAHRDPVVFPEPLKVDIDRRPNSHVAFGHGRHHCLGAPLARVEIATALGVLTKRLPSLRLVTSLEAVPRRTAFAQLGPRELLVEW, from the coding sequence ATGACCTCTGAATTTGATATCTCGAAAATGGTGTACCCGTTCTCGCGCCCAAGCTCGGACATGCCTGCGGCGGAGTACTCCTGGCTTGCCGCTCACCATCCGATCGTGAAGCTCCCGACGGCATACGGGACCGAGGCGTGGATCGTCACGGGCCACAGACTCGTGCGTGAAGTGCTCTCCGACGACCGTTTCAGCGCCCGCATGCCCGGTACCACCGCAGTGGCCGCGGAGCCGATGGATCCCCGGGACGATCCGACGACCCTGCTGTCCAACCTCGACCCGCCGGACCACACTCGGTTACGGCGACTCTTCGCCGGGTCCTTCACACCGGCGCAGGCGGAAAGGCTTCGGCCGCTTCTCGAGCAGCATGCCGAGCGGCTCCTGGACCTCGTCGTGGAGGACCGCGCACCACGCGACCTCGCATCGATGTTCGTCTTCCCCTTCGTCGGACGGGCGACCTGGCTGCTGCTCGACGTGCCGGACGTCCTGCTTCCCGATTTCGAGGAATGGAACCGCCGCCATCACCAGAGCATGGAGCCCGCGGAGAACGTGGGCCCGCCGCCCGAGGTCAATCCCGTGTTCGCGAGCAGGCTCGCGCTGCGCCGCAACGTCGAGGCTCTCATCGACCACCGCAGACGGCATCCTGGTGACGACCTGGTCAGCGGGCTGGTCCGCGAGCTCGAGTCCGGCGGCTTTCGGGACCACGCGGAGTTGGTCAATCAACTCACCGGAGTGGTGGTGGCCGCCTATGAGCCGACGTCGAACATGGTCGGTCTCGCGATCATGCGGATGCTCGCGGTGCCGGAGGACTATGCGCGGCTGTGCCGTGAACCGGAGGTGATCCCCTCCGCGGTGGAAGAAGTGCTGCGGCATCAGCTTCCGACCGACGTCGGCTTCATCCGCGTGGCGGCGGAGGACGTCGAGATCGGGGGTGCGACGGTGTCCGAGGGCGAGATAGTGATCGTGTCTCAGGAAGGTGCGCATCGGGACCCTGTGGTCTTCCCGGAACCGCTCAAGGTGGACATCGATCGACGGCCGAACAGTCACGTCGCCTTCGGACACGGCAGGCACCACTGTCTCGGGGCACCTCTGGCCCGGGTGGAGATCGCGACCGCGCTCGGCGTTCTCACGAAGCGGCTGCCGTCACTGCGTCTCGTGACGTCACTGGAGGCCGTTCCGCGCCGGACCGCGTTCGCCCAGCTGGGACCGCGCGAACTGCTTGTCGAATGGTGA
- a CDS encoding arginase family protein → MSPIVVLDAPSNLGLRMPAPGVLPGCYKLAGALRDQGLPHRIGARDAGHVVAPRYDVSDWSPGDGLFNGAAIAEYTARLADRVARHLDRGEFPVLLGGDCSILLAPLLGLRRRGRYGLAYFDGSADFLRLAQAGRSGAAAGETLALATGRGRADVTDIDGLGPYLQDGDVVVLGNRAEDEDVANLAEAGIACRTAPRIQADGPAEVAAQTLRHFDGLDGFWVHLDVDVLDIDVLPAVDAPDPGGLQYDELLDLLRPMLADERCVGLNVTIYDPDLDPDGRYGAELTDALVAAFEGRR, encoded by the coding sequence ATGAGCCCGATCGTCGTGCTGGACGCGCCCTCCAACCTCGGTCTGCGGATGCCCGCCCCCGGTGTCCTGCCCGGCTGCTACAAACTGGCCGGGGCGCTGCGAGATCAGGGCCTGCCGCACAGGATCGGCGCACGGGACGCGGGTCACGTGGTAGCGCCGAGGTACGACGTCTCGGACTGGTCACCGGGTGACGGGCTCTTCAACGGCGCGGCGATCGCCGAGTACACCGCGCGCCTGGCCGACCGGGTCGCGCGCCACCTGGATCGGGGCGAGTTCCCGGTCCTCCTCGGCGGCGACTGCAGCATCCTCCTGGCTCCGCTGCTGGGCCTGCGCCGCCGAGGCCGCTACGGACTCGCGTACTTCGACGGCAGCGCGGACTTCCTCCGCCTGGCGCAGGCGGGCCGGTCCGGCGCGGCCGCGGGGGAGACGCTCGCCCTGGCCACCGGCCGCGGCCGGGCCGACGTCACCGACATCGACGGCCTGGGCCCGTACCTTCAGGACGGTGACGTCGTCGTGCTCGGCAACCGGGCCGAGGACGAGGACGTCGCGAATCTGGCCGAGGCGGGCATCGCCTGTCGGACGGCGCCGCGAATCCAGGCCGACGGCCCCGCCGAGGTGGCCGCACAGACCCTGCGACACTTCGACGGCCTCGACGGCTTCTGGGTGCACCTCGACGTGGACGTCCTCGACATCGACGTGCTCCCCGCCGTCGACGCACCCGACCCCGGCGGTCTTCAGTACGACGAGCTTCTCGACCTGCTGCGTCCGATGCTCGCCGACGAACGCTGTGTCGGCCTCAACGTGACGATCTACGACCCGGATCTCGATCCGGACGGCCGCTACGGCGCCGAGCTCACCGACGCGCTCGTCGCGGCCTTCGAGGGACGGCGGTAG
- a CDS encoding sigma-70 family RNA polymerase sigma factor, whose product MTRKGDRLGDEQITALALAAGRGDRSALEAWVRATQADVWRFLAHLDGPGGADDLTQETYLRAFTALPGFAGRSSSRTWLFSIARRVVVDRIRSRAARPRVSAEVDWQQAAEADAARRHRRSAGFEDIVELNMLLDSLDESRRSAIVLTQVLGLSYAEAAKVCDCEVGTIRSRVARARDDLLAARDQAHETG is encoded by the coding sequence GTGACTCGCAAGGGCGATCGACTGGGCGACGAGCAGATCACCGCACTCGCGCTCGCCGCCGGTCGCGGGGATCGGTCGGCGCTGGAGGCATGGGTCCGTGCGACGCAGGCCGACGTCTGGCGGTTTCTCGCCCATCTCGACGGTCCCGGCGGCGCCGACGACCTGACACAGGAGACCTACCTCCGGGCGTTCACCGCGCTGCCCGGCTTCGCGGGCCGCTCCTCCTCTCGCACCTGGCTGTTCTCCATCGCCCGCCGCGTCGTGGTCGACCGAATTCGGTCGCGGGCGGCTCGCCCTCGGGTGTCCGCCGAGGTCGACTGGCAGCAGGCCGCCGAGGCCGACGCCGCGCGCAGGCATCGACGGTCGGCCGGCTTCGAGGACATCGTGGAGCTCAACATGCTGCTCGACTCGCTCGACGAGTCACGGCGTTCGGCGATCGTGCTCACCCAGGTCCTCGGTCTGTCCTATGCGGAGGCCGCGAAGGTCTGCGACTGCGAGGTCGGGACCATCCGCTCGCGGGTGGCCCGGGCGAGGGACGACCTGCTCGCGGCCCGCGACCAGGCCCACGAGACCGGCTGA
- a CDS encoding ABC transporter ATP-binding protein has translation MRLQLSEVDLAIAGRRIVEDVSFEVSPGAFVGLVGPNGSGKTTVLRSVYRSLRPEAGVVRVGDDEVWRLGPRQAARRTAAVLQSDASSAGLTAAEVVALGRTAHHGLLERPGSRDHDVVRDAMARTATVDFADRAFGTLSGGERQRVLVARALAQEPRLLILDEPTNHLDVRARFELLELVRATGITTLAVLHELEMAARACDELVVLDGGRIVTTGPVLEVLTPEVLRTVFGVNAEARRHADGVVRIHYAADPLAASDVVSRAVRAPRIRLPPP, from the coding sequence ATGAGACTGCAGCTGTCCGAGGTGGACCTCGCCATCGCGGGAAGACGGATCGTCGAGGACGTCTCCTTCGAGGTGTCCCCGGGTGCCTTCGTCGGGCTCGTCGGCCCGAACGGCAGCGGCAAGACGACCGTGTTGCGGTCGGTCTATCGGTCGCTGCGGCCCGAGGCGGGCGTCGTCCGCGTCGGCGACGACGAGGTCTGGCGGCTGGGCCCCCGCCAGGCGGCCCGCCGTACCGCTGCCGTGCTCCAGAGCGACGCCTCCTCGGCGGGGCTGACCGCCGCCGAGGTCGTCGCGCTCGGGCGGACAGCGCATCACGGCCTGCTGGAGCGCCCCGGTTCACGGGACCACGACGTCGTCCGGGACGCCATGGCCAGGACGGCGACGGTCGACTTCGCCGATCGGGCGTTCGGGACGCTGTCCGGCGGCGAGCGCCAGCGCGTCCTCGTCGCCAGGGCGCTGGCACAGGAGCCCCGGCTGCTCATCCTCGACGAGCCCACCAACCACCTGGACGTCCGCGCCCGGTTCGAGTTGCTGGAGCTGGTGCGTGCGACGGGGATCACCACCCTGGCGGTGCTGCACGAACTGGAGATGGCGGCGCGGGCCTGCGACGAGCTGGTGGTCCTCGACGGCGGCCGGATCGTGACGACCGGCCCCGTCCTGGAGGTGCTCACCCCCGAGGTGCTGCGCACCGTCTTCGGGGTCAACGCCGAGGCACGGCGGCATGCCGACGGGGTGGTGCGCATTCACTACGCCGCCGACCCGCTCGCGGCGTCCGACGTCGTGAGCCGGGCGGTGCGAGCGCCACGAATCCGCCTGCCGCCCCCGTAG
- a CDS encoding FecCD family ABC transporter permease — MTQPRPRTSARRRAERRGTAPFGRVPLPPLAAALSVLLAVAMLVAIGIGSVDIALSDAWQVIVDRVAGRPPADVVDDQILWTYRVPRVLLAALCGAGLSVAGVVLQAVVANPLADPYILGISSGASVGAVLVMTATSGVFAGLAGLGVAGAAFLGALLAVVLVFALGRHGGRLVPTRLVLAGVAVGYLLAAVTSFIQLQANPNELRRVMFWMLGSVAGAQWEQLPLTAVVVLASTGLLVLYGRRLNALVTGEESATALGVDVWRLRVGLLVTASLLTASLISVAGGIGFVGLMIPHLVRLAFGVDHRRLLPLSALIGASYLVLVDLLARSVDPPNELPLGIVTAVFGAPFFVWLIRRGRGLEAA; from the coding sequence GTGACGCAGCCCCGTCCGAGGACCTCTGCCCGGCGGCGAGCCGAACGGCGGGGCACGGCACCGTTCGGTCGGGTTCCCCTGCCGCCGCTGGCGGCAGCCCTGTCGGTCCTGCTCGCCGTGGCGATGCTGGTGGCGATCGGGATCGGCTCCGTCGACATCGCGCTGTCCGATGCCTGGCAGGTGATCGTCGACCGGGTGGCGGGGCGCCCGCCCGCCGACGTCGTCGACGACCAGATCCTGTGGACGTACCGGGTGCCCAGGGTCCTGCTCGCCGCGCTCTGCGGGGCGGGTCTGTCGGTCGCGGGCGTCGTCCTGCAGGCCGTGGTCGCCAACCCCCTGGCCGATCCCTACATCCTCGGGATCTCCTCCGGTGCCTCGGTCGGCGCCGTCCTCGTCATGACCGCCACCTCCGGCGTGTTCGCGGGACTCGCCGGCCTCGGGGTCGCGGGCGCGGCGTTCCTCGGCGCGCTGCTCGCCGTGGTCCTGGTCTTCGCCCTCGGCAGGCACGGCGGCAGGCTGGTGCCGACTCGGCTGGTCCTCGCGGGCGTCGCGGTGGGCTACCTGCTGGCCGCCGTCACCAGCTTCATCCAGTTGCAGGCGAATCCGAACGAGCTGCGACGGGTGATGTTCTGGATGCTGGGCAGCGTCGCGGGCGCCCAGTGGGAGCAGCTGCCGCTCACCGCCGTCGTCGTCCTGGCGAGCACCGGGCTGCTCGTCCTCTACGGCAGGCGGCTCAACGCACTGGTCACCGGCGAGGAGTCGGCCACCGCCCTGGGCGTGGACGTGTGGCGGCTTCGGGTGGGCCTGCTGGTCACCGCCTCACTGCTCACCGCGTCGTTGATCTCGGTGGCGGGCGGCATCGGCTTCGTGGGGCTGATGATCCCGCATCTGGTGCGGCTGGCCTTCGGCGTCGACCACCGACGACTGCTCCCGCTGTCGGCGCTGATCGGCGCGTCCTACCTGGTACTGGTCGACCTGCTGGCCCGCTCCGTCGACCCGCCCAACGAACTGCCGTTGGGCATCGTCACGGCCGTCTTCGGCGCGCCGTTCTTCGTCTGGCTGATTCGGCGTGGCCGAGGATTGGAAGCCGCATGA
- a CDS encoding ABC transporter substrate-binding protein — protein sequence MVTRRGSATVAAAILMFSAGCASPAPDARPADAALRDGPAGYPVVIENCGTEYSFPAPPERTVVMNGGSVAEVSSMLALGLGDRIVANAQNYGTSEVEGRQQEIDALPTGGLALTEAGDIPREAMLELRPDFVLATYDGGFSADLGHATREDLRRLGANSYVPARSCGAAGTVEGEPVIEDSYELITDLGRIFGVEDRAEEVVARSRAAIEAVEAAVAGVEPKNILVLFVGMSMGSGGLGDVGATGIWNDVLARAGAANAFGDASEGMFADVSREQAARAAVDGVVIVSYRHPDPESEAHRLFDEYPQWPAARDGDFVVLSDSIYLGPSNAEAVEAVARMAHPERF from the coding sequence GTGGTGACTCGGCGAGGTTCGGCCACCGTGGCGGCGGCGATCCTGATGTTCTCGGCGGGATGCGCGAGCCCGGCACCGGATGCCCGGCCCGCCGACGCGGCGTTGCGGGACGGCCCGGCAGGCTATCCGGTGGTCATCGAGAACTGCGGCACCGAGTACAGCTTTCCCGCGCCGCCCGAGCGCACCGTGGTGATGAACGGCGGCTCGGTCGCCGAGGTCTCGTCGATGCTCGCGCTGGGACTGGGCGATCGGATCGTGGCCAACGCCCAGAACTACGGAACCTCGGAGGTCGAGGGCAGGCAGCAGGAGATCGACGCGCTGCCCACCGGAGGCCTCGCGCTCACCGAGGCGGGCGACATCCCGCGCGAGGCGATGCTCGAGCTGCGGCCGGACTTCGTGCTCGCCACCTACGACGGCGGCTTCTCCGCCGACCTCGGCCACGCCACCCGAGAGGACCTGCGGCGGCTCGGGGCGAACAGCTACGTCCCGGCCCGCAGCTGTGGCGCGGCGGGCACGGTGGAGGGCGAGCCCGTCATCGAGGACAGCTATGAGCTGATCACCGACCTCGGCCGGATCTTCGGCGTCGAAGATCGCGCCGAGGAGGTCGTCGCCCGGTCGCGCGCGGCGATCGAGGCGGTCGAGGCCGCGGTGGCGGGGGTGGAGCCGAAGAACATCCTCGTCCTGTTCGTCGGCATGAGCATGGGTTCCGGCGGCCTCGGCGACGTCGGCGCCACCGGCATCTGGAACGACGTCCTGGCACGCGCGGGTGCGGCGAACGCCTTCGGCGACGCCTCCGAGGGCATGTTCGCCGACGTGAGCCGCGAACAGGCCGCGCGGGCCGCCGTCGACGGCGTCGTCATCGTGAGCTACCGGCACCCGGACCCCGAGTCGGAGGCCCACCGGCTCTTCGACGAGTACCCGCAGTGGCCCGCCGCCCGCGACGGGGACTTCGTCGTGCTGTCGGACTCGATCTACCTCGGCCCGAGCAACGCGGAGGCCGTCGAGGCCGTCGCCCGCATGGCACACCCGGAGAGGTTCTGA
- a CDS encoding cytochrome c oxidase assembly protein, with amino-acid sequence MVRRRDKPDLRTRGLIRVGLLLSAAIAVAVVTLTVLLAGDVHAPLGDQDPGLVTSLGATLLRLSARLASAVCLGALVFAAFCTPAAPTGGVTADGYAALRTAARAAVCWAVSAALLVPFSAADLAGRPVTMLADPEILWGLVDALEEPTAWLVVLVCAVVVAVGTRWTLSWRPVVGLTAIAAFGVLVPVVVGHAAVGAWHDVATNAMLWHALAAAVWLGTLVALLLHVRRGGTDQEPAIRRYHRLSLGCLVVLGGSGVISGLIGARPEGLLTTGYGLLVVGKALILIGLVAITVVLRRRWRGRLSSDDRRPVAPLLLVEVLVLGLAAGVSVASSRLVLPAFLLDPASIMETLIGYELLSAPDLAGMVLGWRLNLVVGVGALAGSVLYLLGVRRLHRRGDRWPLGRTAAWIGGCLVVLVATSSGLGRFAPGAFSVHMATHMTLNMLAPVLLVLGGPITLALRALPTAGEGRPPGPREWLVALSHSRAARLLLHPVTASVVFIGSLFGLYFTGLFDAAMPEHWAHQLMTVHFLVSGYVFYWLVIGVDRPPRPLPHLARLGMLFAAMPFHAFFGVLLMSRPTLIGEMYYRRLDVPWVPDLLADQRLGGGIAWVAGEVPMVIVLIALLIQWSRQDDRDSRRHDRRDGAERGADGELDSYNAMLAALADRRD; translated from the coding sequence ATGGTGCGCAGACGTGACAAGCCAGATCTCAGAACCCGCGGGCTGATCCGGGTAGGCCTGCTGCTGTCGGCCGCGATCGCCGTGGCGGTCGTGACGCTGACCGTGCTGCTCGCCGGGGACGTGCACGCGCCACTGGGCGACCAGGATCCCGGCCTGGTCACGTCGCTGGGCGCGACGCTCCTGCGGCTGTCCGCCCGGCTCGCGAGCGCCGTCTGCCTCGGCGCTCTGGTGTTCGCCGCCTTCTGCACCCCGGCGGCGCCGACCGGCGGCGTGACCGCCGACGGGTACGCGGCGCTGCGGACGGCCGCGCGGGCGGCGGTCTGCTGGGCGGTGTCGGCGGCGCTGCTCGTCCCGTTCAGCGCCGCCGACCTCGCGGGGCGCCCGGTGACGATGCTGGCGGATCCGGAGATCCTGTGGGGCCTCGTCGACGCGCTCGAGGAGCCGACGGCGTGGCTCGTCGTGCTGGTCTGCGCCGTCGTCGTCGCCGTGGGGACGCGGTGGACGCTGTCGTGGCGTCCGGTCGTGGGGCTCACGGCGATCGCGGCGTTCGGCGTGCTCGTCCCGGTGGTCGTCGGTCATGCCGCCGTCGGCGCCTGGCATGACGTGGCGACGAACGCGATGCTGTGGCACGCGCTCGCGGCGGCGGTGTGGCTGGGCACGCTGGTCGCGCTGCTGCTACACGTGCGGCGCGGCGGCACGGACCAGGAGCCGGCGATCCGGCGCTATCACCGCCTCTCGCTGGGCTGTCTCGTCGTCCTCGGCGGCTCGGGAGTGATCAGCGGGCTGATCGGCGCTCGACCCGAGGGGCTGCTCACCACCGGTTACGGGCTGCTGGTCGTCGGCAAGGCGCTGATCCTGATCGGGCTCGTGGCGATCACGGTGGTGCTGCGCCGGAGGTGGCGGGGGCGGCTGTCGTCCGACGATCGACGTCCGGTGGCGCCGCTGCTCCTGGTCGAGGTGCTCGTGCTGGGGCTGGCCGCCGGGGTGTCGGTCGCGTCGAGCCGCCTCGTGCTGCCCGCGTTCCTCCTCGATCCCGCCTCGATCATGGAGACGCTGATCGGCTACGAGCTGCTCTCGGCTCCCGACCTGGCGGGCATGGTCCTGGGCTGGCGACTCAACCTGGTGGTCGGCGTCGGCGCGCTCGCGGGCTCGGTGCTCTACCTGCTCGGGGTGCGCAGGCTGCACCGCCGAGGAGATCGGTGGCCGCTGGGGCGCACGGCGGCCTGGATCGGCGGCTGCCTGGTCGTCCTGGTCGCGACGTCGTCCGGGCTCGGCCGCTTCGCGCCGGGCGCCTTCAGCGTCCACATGGCGACGCACATGACCCTGAACATGCTGGCCCCGGTGCTGCTGGTGCTCGGCGGCCCGATCACGCTGGCGCTGCGGGCGCTGCCCACCGCGGGCGAAGGCAGGCCGCCGGGACCGAGGGAATGGCTGGTGGCGCTGTCGCATTCCCGGGCCGCCCGGCTGCTGCTGCATCCCGTGACGGCGTCGGTGGTGTTCATCGGCTCGCTCTTCGGGCTGTACTTCACCGGCCTGTTCGACGCGGCGATGCCGGAGCACTGGGCGCACCAGCTGATGACCGTCCACTTCCTGGTGTCCGGTTACGTCTTCTACTGGCTGGTCATCGGGGTGGACCGGCCGCCTCGGCCGCTGCCGCACCTGGCCAGGCTGGGCATGCTGTTCGCCGCCATGCCCTTTCACGCCTTCTTCGGCGTGCTGCTGATGAGCAGGCCGACGTTGATCGGCGAGATGTACTACCGAAGGCTGGACGTGCCGTGGGTGCCCGATCTACTCGCCGATCAGCGGCTGGGCGGCGGGATCGCCTGGGTCGCGGGCGAGGTGCCGATGGTGATCGTGCTCATCGCGCTGCTGATCCAGTGGTCTCGTCAGGACGATCGGGACTCGCGGCGGCACGATCGTCGCGACGGCGCGGAACGCGGCGCCGACGGCGAACTGGACTCCTACAACGCGATGCTGGCGGCACTGGCCGATCGCCGGGACTGA